The Candidatus Nitrosopumilus sp. SW genomic sequence GCAAAAAATGGGAAAATTGATGATAAAACCATCAAGCAACTCATGGCAATGCAAGAAGACCTGCATTTTGGTATCGGACGAAAGAGAAAGAAATCATCAATTGGAATTCATGATTTAGATAAAATCCAATTTCCTCTAGTGTACACTACATCAGATAGAAAGCACAAATTCACACCGCTGAATTCTGAGAAGGAATTGTCTGTAGATGAAATCCTCAAAACAACTGAAGTTGGAAAAGACTATGGGGATTTGCTTGCAAATTTCTCCAAAGTGCCTTTGATACTAGATACAAATAACAAGACTGTGTCATTTCCTCCAATAATTAATGCAGCAGTAACCACAGTAACTACAAAAACAAAAAATCTCTTTGTTGAGGTTACTGGAATAAACAAGGCAGATGCAGAAGATATGTTATCTGTTGTTGCAACAATTCTGCAAAGTGCAGGATTCTCTTTGGAATCAGTTCAGATCTCTGGTGCAAAGAACACCTCTCCAAAACTTGCTGAAAGAAAAATGACTGTCAGTCCACTGTTGATTAATCAGACACTTGGATTAGATCTTAATACATCAAAGATTGTCTCATCACTAAAAAAATCAAGACTGGATGCAACTGTAAAAGGCAAAAACATTGTTTGTGTTATTCCTGCATATCGTTTTGATATTTTTGGCCCAATGGATTTGGTCGAAGAAGTTGCTTTAGGCTATGGTATACAGAATCTCGAGCCTACAATAACACCTTCTCAGACACTTGGCCAAACAAATCCAATTTCGCTAGAACTAAAATCACTCAGTCAAACTATGATTGGACTAGGATATCTTGAAGCATTGAATTCTAGTCTAACAAGCAAAAGAGTTCTTTATGAAATGGCAAACCGTGAACCAAAGACAATCATCTCTGTTCGTGATTCAAAAAGTCAAGAGCACACAATTTTGCGTGATTCAATTTTACCTGGATTGCTAGAAAATCTATCAAAGAACATTCATGAATCATATCCTCAAAAATTATTTGAAACTGGAACTGTCTTTTCTTCAGAGAATCCAATCTCTGAAACAATTAATCTATCTGTTGTTAGTGCACACCAGGATGCAAACTTTACTGAAATCAAATCTGTTTTGCAATCCATGCTAAAGACAGGATTTGGTTTAGAAATTACAACAAAAACTACAGAGCATCCGACATTTGAGAAAGGTCACTGTGCATCTGTGATAATTGACAACAAAACAGTTGGCGTCATTGGAGAAATCAATTCCAAAATCATTGAAAATTATAAAATCCGCGTACCTGTAGTCGGGTTTGAAATTTCCTTATCTAAGTCTATTCTCAAATCTCTTTAGAAAAGATACTGCCAGCATTCCTATTCCTGTGACAAAAAATCCTATCCCTACAGCCAATTCAATTTTCATTCTTTGATGAATATTCTTTTTTTCTTCATCAAGCATGTAATACGACTCTGAATCCAAATTTTCTAAAAACTGAATCTGCGGATAATCAAAAATTATGATTAGTATACCTAAAATCAAAACTATCATCCCAATGAAAAACAGTGTTAGGTTTTTGATTTCCATCAATGGTTTTTAGTAGGATGGGTTCTATTAGTAATCGCCCAAGAGCAGGCACGCAGACGGATTAGGATGATGTCGATCGTAATGATACCAATGATTTCTAATTCACCCAGGCGTGCTACATTATGGGCAACCCCGGTTTCAGAACCCAAGGAGGTTTTGGCTAAAATACCAATGAGATTGTGCGAGTCAGAACCGGGGAACAATTTTCATAAACCATAAAACATCCCTTGATGCTACAAAATTTGAAAATGGTAAATTACTGGTTGGCAAAACAAGAACCTAGCGGACCTAGAGGTTACAATTTTGAACAACTAAAAAAAGACAAAACTACAGTTTGGGACGGAGTCCATAACAATCTTGCATTAAAACACATGAGGGAAATGAAACCTGGTGATCTTGTATTTTTTTACCATACTGGTGATGAGAGACAAGCAGTTGGAATAATGCAAGTTACATCAAAACCATATTCCAATCCAAAAGAAGATGTTGAGCGATTTATCGTAGTTGATGTAAAATACAAAAAAGCACTAAAGCGTCCTGTAACACTTGATGAGATGAAGAAAAATAAAAAGTTCAAAGACTGGGAGCTTATTCGAATCTCAAGATTGTCTGTAATGCCTGTTCCAAAACCAATTTGGGATGAGATTTTAAAGATTTCTCAAAACTGAATGTAATCGGTTTATTGATATAGTCGATTTTTGTAATTATTTCATGGCAACAGCTTATGTGTTAATCAACTGTGAACTAGGTTCAGAAGAGGCAATTATCAGCCAACTAAAGGGCCTAGAAGGTGTCAAAGAAGTTCACGGAACTTTCGGTGCATATGATATTTTGGCCAAGATCGAATCTGATACTGTTGAAAAACTTAGAGAAACAATTACTTGGAAGATCAGAAAAATTGAAAAGATTCGTTCAACACTAACCCTAATGGGTATCGAAGGCCAGACATAAACACCCTTTTTTCTTATTATGATTCTGCATTTCATTTTTGTAGTCAAAGAAGAGGAACGCGAAGAGCGTCAGTTTGAATATGAATATGTCAAGAAGATGGCTCAATTCTTCAAAGTTTGGATTAAAGAAAAGTTTGGCAAAGACTATGAGATTCAATGCGATGAGATGATTACAAAGCCTACTAGTATTCTGCAAAGACTTGACACACATACTCTATTGCGTGATCATGAACAAAGAGGAAAAGACATCTATCATTTCTATCTGACTCACTTTAGACCAATGTGGACTGATTGTACATGTGAAGGATATCATGCAGAAAACTTTGGAATGGTGTATTGGTTACGACCAAAGGAACCAAACGATGAACTATACTTGGCAGAAAAAAACTGTACAACTGTTTCTCATGAAATACTTCATGAACAGTTACGACAAATGGGACGAAAAAAACATGCAAGAGAAGTTCATGACATTTGGACAAAACATATCTTTGAACAATTAGAGTTTGAACAGTATGATAATGACTTCAAAAAAACTGATGGAAAACCAACTTTTCTAGCTATGGATACTAGAGAACTAAATTTGTAAAATTAACACTTTGTTACAGAATAAATATTATTTTCAAAGTTTGCTGTCTTGAAATCTAATTTGGTTTCAGGATCATCTTTTCTTGATTTGCTTAATTCTTCTAATTCAACTAGTGCATCTCCTTTGAATCCTACTGATGAACCATAAATTGCATCAGTTAACATAGTTCCATGATCACCGTTCTTGATGTCATCTACAATCTCATAGAACTTGGCTGCATCTTTTTTATTGACTGGATGTCCAGTTGCCTTGTTTTGTGCAACTGCAATGTACATTCCGTTATTTTTTACTGCTACAGGAATCTTGTGATTCTTGCCGCTTTTACCCGGAATTGTTTCATTAACTAGAACCTCACATTTGTGGTACATGCTTGAGACATAAGCATAGAATCTGTATTGAGCATATTTTCCTGCCTTGTCTTCTTCGCAACCAACAAAGACTTTGTGCAATAATTCTAAAGCATCATCATTCATACTTTGTAATCTGTCATCGATTCTTCCTCTTTCAAGAAGCTCTGATTTGCATTCTTTTGCAACTAGAACTAAAATGAAATCAGGTAAATTGTAATTTTTCAGAGCTGCAACAAATGCACCTGCTTGAGACATGCCAAACTTTGGAAAACCCTTATTGACCATTTTTACACCTCAAAAATCCGCAACTCCCTAACAATGTAATAGAAACCTGCTTTTGGCTTATAATTGTTAAGAATTTACATGCCTGCGGCTTTATTTTTGCAATTTTTTTAATTGTAAATAATAAATTCGGGATGAATTTTTTACATTATGTGAATATTGATTCTACTCCAGAACTTGTTTCAGGAGTTTATGCTAAACTAAAAGAAAATATCGCAAAATTTCGAAATGTTACGGGACGACCGCTAACACTTACTGAAAAAATTCTATCTGGACATTTTAATGAAATTGATGACACAAACTATGCTGGCGGAAAAGATTACGTTTTTCTAAAACCTGACAGAGTCGCACTACAAGACGTAACAGGACAAATGGTAATGCTGCAATTCATGCAAGCAGGACTCAAACAAACAGCTTTGCCAACAACTGTCCACTGTGATCATCTGATTCGAGCTGAAGTTCAAGGTGACATTGACATGAAAGTTTCTTTAGATGAGAACAGCGAAGTCTTCAAATTTTTGCAATCAGCTGCTGCAAAATATGGCTGTGGTTTCTGGAAACCAGGTGCCGGTATTATCCACCAAGTAGTTCTTGAGAACTATGCATTTCCTGGCGGACTGATGATTGGAACTGATTCTCACACACCAAATGCAGGTGGCCTTGGAATGATTGCAATAGGTGTTGGTGGCCTTGATGCAGCAGAAACTATGGCTGGAATGCCTTGGGAATTACTATATCCAAAAAGAATTGGTGTAAAACTAACTGGTGAATTAAACGGCTGGACTGCACCTAAAGATATCATTCTAAAAGTTGCCGAAGAACTGACAGTTTCAGGTGGAACTAATTCTATTGTTGAATACTTTGGTCCTGGAACAAAATCAATTAGCTGTACTGGTAAAGCAACAATTACCAACATGGGTGCAGAAATTGGTGCAACATGTTCTGTATTTCCATATGATGAGAGAATGGAGACTTATCTCAAATATACAAACAGAGGCGACATTGCAGAACTTGCAAACCAAAACAAAGATTCTCTTGTAGCTGATCCTGAAGTAGAAGCAAACCCTGAAAAATTCTTTGATAGAGTAATTGAAATTAATCTTTCAACATTAGAGCCACACATTGTTGGACCACACACTCCTGACTTGGCACGCTCCATTTCAAAACTATCTGATGATGTAAAATCAAATGACTATGTTGATCCAATCTCTGTTGCACTAATTGGAAGTTGTACAAACTCATCTTATGAAGACATGTCAAGAGCTGCCAGTCTAGCTGAGCAAGCAAAAGCAAAGGGCATCAAAGCAAAGATTCCATTATTGGTTACTCCTGGTTCTGAGCAAATCCGAGGAACAATAGAACGTGATGGACAGATGGATTCACTAAAAGACATTGGTGCAACTGTTCTAGCAAATGCATGTGGTCCTTGCATTGGTCAATGGAACAGACCTGAACTAGACAATGATGAAGAAAATACTATTGTTACAACATTTAACAGAAATTTCCCTGGAAGAAATGACGGTCATAGAAGTACACTGAATTTCATTGGCAGTCCTGAAATGATTATTGCACTTTCTTTGGGTGGAAGACTTTCCTTTAACCCACTAGTTGATGAGTTGACTGCAGCTGATGGAACAAAGTTCAAGCTAGAACCTCCAAAGCCAGCTCCAGAAGTTCCTAAAGAGGGATTCATGAGACCTGAAGGAATCTTTGTTGCGCCACCAGAAAACTCTGATGATGTTGAAGTAATTATTGATCCTAACAGTAAACGACTGCAAAAACTAGAGCCATTTACAAAATGGGATGGAAATGACTTTGAAGAACTTCCAATCATGGTAAAGGCCAAAGGAAAGTGTACTACTGATCATATCTCTCCAGCAGGAGCATGGCTATCCCTTAGAGGTCACTTGGATAATCTCAGTGACAACATGCTGCTTGGTGCAGTTAATGCATTTAATGACGAAGTAGGAAAAGGCAAGAACGTTCTAAACAATCAACTAGAATCATTTTCAAAAATCGCAAGACAGTACAAAGAAAAACAGATGAGATGGGTAATCATTGGCGACAACAATTACGGAGAAGGAAGCAGCAGAGAACACGCTGCAATGACTCCAAGATACTTGGGATGTGCTGCAGTAATTACAAAGAGTCTTGCAAGAATTCATGAAACTAATCTAAAGAAACAAGGCCTGTTAGCATTGACATTTAGCAATCCTGATGATTATGAAAAAATTCTAGAAGATGACAAGATTAGTCTAGTTGATTTGAATAACTTGTCACCTGGAAAACAAGTCAAATGTATCATCACTCACAGTGATGGAAACAAAGAAGAAATCATGCTTAATCACTCTTACAATCAAGCTCAGATAGAGTGGTTCAAAGCTGGTTCTGCTCTTAATGTTCTAAGAAATAGATAATGGTGGGCCCAGACGGATTTGAACCGACGACCGATGGTTTTGGAGACCATCGTCCTACCAGGCTAGACTACAGACCCACAAGAATCGACATATTCATCTAGAATTTTAACTTATTTTTAACCAAGATTTATTTGCAATACTCATCAATTTGTAACAGTCGAGCAAATTATGGTAAAAAAAATGTTAATTGCACTAGGAGCAATTCCTGTTATCGTTGCATTACTGATTTCAGTTCCACTGCTAACTAAAAATGAAATTCCAATTTCTGCTGCAAACTCTTTTGATAGAATCGATATCGAATACACAAAACATCAACTAAAGAAAATCGATTATGGTGTAACTGAACGTACTGGTGCACAAAAGACCGAGATTCTAACAATCAAAAATGACGGCGAGATAAAATATTCTGTAACTGAACAAGGATACCTTCAGCCCGACATTCGGTCACAATTAGATGAGAAAAAACTAAACAAAATAAAGGCACTAATCAAGGAAACTGGATTTATGCAAATTCCATCTGAATCATTTCCAATTCTAGAGAATGCAACAGAGTTTCAAAAATCTAATGTAAAAATAACTTTGAATGGACGCGCTCAGGAAATCCATTGGCCAGAACAAAGTGCAACTGATGGTTTTATCCCTCCAATTATTACCATGGTCGAAGCTGAACTAGACCAAATTATTTCAGAAATTAGTGAATAGGTACAAATAGCCTCTAGCAAAAATTAGAACATGCTTCCACTATCTGGAGAACGTAAAGACGCAAAGGGAATAATTTCTGAAAAATCAGAATCATCTGATGTCATTCGTGGTTCCTCTACTCTAAAACGTGGATTTGCCCACATGCTAAAGAACGGAGTTGTAATGGATGTTACAAATGTAGAGCAAGCCCAGATTGCAGAAGAAGCAGGCGCAGTTTCAGTAATGGTACTAGACAAACTTCCATCTGATGTTAGAAAGGCAGGTGGCGTTGCAAGAACTGCAAGTATTAGAATTATTGAAGAAATTATGGATTCAGTTACAATTCCTGTAATGGCAAAATGTAGAATTGGTCATGTTAACGAAGCACTTGTCTTACAAGAGACAGATGTTGACATGATTGATGAATCCGAAGTATTGACTCCAGCTGATGAGTTACGTCACATCTGGAAATGGGATTTGACAACACCTGTTGTAAATGGTGCTCGTTCCTTGGCAGAAGCTTTGAGAAGAATTGAAGAAGGAGCTGCAATGATCAGAACAAAAGGAGAACCAGGAACTGGTAATGTTGCTGAAGCAATTACTCACATCAAAAAAGTAAATGATGAACTAAGAACAATAAAATCAATTTATGATTCTGGAGACAATCAAGATCTAGTTAGAATGGCAAGAGAATTCAAAGTATCTTATGATATTGTAGAACAGACTGCAAAACTTGGTAGATTACCTGTTGTGAATTTTGCAGCAGGTGGAATTGCAACTCCAGCTGATGCAGCATATCTAATGTCATTAGGATGTGATGGAATCTTTGTTGGTTCAGGAATTTTCAATGCAAATGATGCAGCAGAGCGTGCAAGAGCAATTGTATTGGCAACTACCTTCTGGAATGAGACTGACAAGGTAAAAGAAGCACAAAAAATGATTGATGAAAGACAATCAATGTTAGGATTAGATGTTAAAACATTAGAGTTACGTATGCAAGATAGAGGCGGTTCAGCATGAGTGCCAAAAT encodes the following:
- a CDS encoding EVE domain-containing protein — protein: MVNYWLAKQEPSGPRGYNFEQLKKDKTTVWDGVHNNLALKHMREMKPGDLVFFYHTGDERQAVGIMQVTSKPYSNPKEDVERFIVVDVKYKKALKRPVTLDEMKKNKKFKDWELIRISRLSVMPVPKPIWDEILKISQN
- the pdxS gene encoding pyridoxal 5'-phosphate synthase lyase subunit PdxS, which translates into the protein MLPLSGERKDAKGIISEKSESSDVIRGSSTLKRGFAHMLKNGVVMDVTNVEQAQIAEEAGAVSVMVLDKLPSDVRKAGGVARTASIRIIEEIMDSVTIPVMAKCRIGHVNEALVLQETDVDMIDESEVLTPADELRHIWKWDLTTPVVNGARSLAEALRRIEEGAAMIRTKGEPGTGNVAEAITHIKKVNDELRTIKSIYDSGDNQDLVRMAREFKVSYDIVEQTAKLGRLPVVNFAAGGIATPADAAYLMSLGCDGIFVGSGIFNANDAAERARAIVLATTFWNETDKVKEAQKMIDERQSMLGLDVKTLELRMQDRGGSA
- the pheT gene encoding phenylalanine--tRNA ligase subunit beta, whose protein sequence is MPVVELSYSSLQKLIGKASKKQIADSLPFLGLDIESEDKDLVRIEYSPNRPDYSTDFGIALGMQGLLGLKTGAIKLKIKKSKQYSITVKPDVSKVRPFVTGIVAKNGKIDDKTIKQLMAMQEDLHFGIGRKRKKSSIGIHDLDKIQFPLVYTTSDRKHKFTPLNSEKELSVDEILKTTEVGKDYGDLLANFSKVPLILDTNNKTVSFPPIINAAVTTVTTKTKNLFVEVTGINKADAEDMLSVVATILQSAGFSLESVQISGAKNTSPKLAERKMTVSPLLINQTLGLDLNTSKIVSSLKKSRLDATVKGKNIVCVIPAYRFDIFGPMDLVEEVALGYGIQNLEPTITPSQTLGQTNPISLELKSLSQTMIGLGYLEALNSSLTSKRVLYEMANREPKTIISVRDSKSQEHTILRDSILPGLLENLSKNIHESYPQKLFETGTVFSSENPISETINLSVVSAHQDANFTEIKSVLQSMLKTGFGLEITTKTTEHPTFEKGHCASVIIDNKTVGVIGEINSKIIENYKIRVPVVGFEISLSKSILKSL
- a CDS encoding aconitate hydratase; translation: MNFLHYVNIDSTPELVSGVYAKLKENIAKFRNVTGRPLTLTEKILSGHFNEIDDTNYAGGKDYVFLKPDRVALQDVTGQMVMLQFMQAGLKQTALPTTVHCDHLIRAEVQGDIDMKVSLDENSEVFKFLQSAAAKYGCGFWKPGAGIIHQVVLENYAFPGGLMIGTDSHTPNAGGLGMIAIGVGGLDAAETMAGMPWELLYPKRIGVKLTGELNGWTAPKDIILKVAEELTVSGGTNSIVEYFGPGTKSISCTGKATITNMGAEIGATCSVFPYDERMETYLKYTNRGDIAELANQNKDSLVADPEVEANPEKFFDRVIEINLSTLEPHIVGPHTPDLARSISKLSDDVKSNDYVDPISVALIGSCTNSSYEDMSRAASLAEQAKAKGIKAKIPLLVTPGSEQIRGTIERDGQMDSLKDIGATVLANACGPCIGQWNRPELDNDEENTIVTTFNRNFPGRNDGHRSTLNFIGSPEMIIALSLGGRLSFNPLVDELTAADGTKFKLEPPKPAPEVPKEGFMRPEGIFVAPPENSDDVEVIIDPNSKRLQKLEPFTKWDGNDFEELPIMVKAKGKCTTDHISPAGAWLSLRGHLDNLSDNMLLGAVNAFNDEVGKGKNVLNNQLESFSKIARQYKEKQMRWVIIGDNNYGEGSSREHAAMTPRYLGCAAVITKSLARIHETNLKKQGLLALTFSNPDDYEKILEDDKISLVDLNNLSPGKQVKCIITHSDGNKEEIMLNHSYNQAQIEWFKAGSALNVLRNR
- a CDS encoding Lrp/AsnC ligand binding domain-containing protein codes for the protein MATAYVLINCELGSEEAIISQLKGLEGVKEVHGTFGAYDILAKIESDTVEKLRETITWKIRKIEKIRSTLTLMGIEGQT